Proteins encoded by one window of Akkermansia muciniphila ATCC BAA-835:
- a CDS encoding cytochrome c biogenesis protein ResB, whose protein sequence is MKKILQWMASPRLACVLMAYAVLLIFLGTLEARSVGVSAVQARYFESWGCLSFGMISLIGGAGVGALAVLNISASVFRRARFTLRGVGLILTHAFLVVLILAGALQYFLRTEGILVLDAGEVSHEILAGEGNGRKNIPLGFSVKLKKFDARTWTGSDIPSSFSSEVCFMRGGESTETVIRMNAPVSFGGWIFYQSSYANGGRTSVITAVHNPVRFFPWISVPGVFAGMLLIFLPTLRARKKHAV, encoded by the coding sequence ATGAAGAAAATTTTGCAGTGGATGGCATCTCCCCGTCTCGCGTGCGTGCTGATGGCTTACGCCGTGCTGCTCATTTTTCTCGGCACTCTTGAGGCGCGGTCTGTCGGTGTTTCCGCTGTACAGGCCAGGTATTTTGAAAGCTGGGGCTGCCTTTCCTTCGGGATGATTTCTCTGATCGGCGGCGCCGGCGTAGGGGCATTAGCCGTACTGAATATTTCGGCGTCTGTTTTCCGGCGTGCGCGCTTCACACTGCGCGGCGTGGGCTTGATCCTCACGCATGCCTTTCTGGTAGTACTGATTTTGGCGGGGGCGTTGCAGTATTTTCTGCGTACGGAGGGAATACTCGTTCTGGATGCAGGTGAGGTCTCACACGAAATACTGGCAGGCGAAGGGAATGGAAGAAAAAATATCCCCCTTGGTTTTTCAGTAAAGCTGAAAAAATTTGATGCCCGGACATGGACGGGAAGCGATATCCCCAGCAGCTTTTCAAGCGAGGTTTGCTTTATGCGCGGCGGGGAAAGCACGGAAACGGTTATTCGCATGAATGCTCCGGTCTCCTTTGGCGGCTGGATTTTTTACCAGAGCAGTTACGCCAATGGGGGCCGCACGAGTGTAATCACAGCCGTACACAATCCGGTGCGCTTTTTTCCGTGGATATCGGTGCCCGGCGTATTTGCGGGCATGCTGCTGATTTTTCTCCCAACCCTGCGTGCCCGAAAAAAACATGCAGTGTAA
- a CDS encoding siderophore ABC transporter substrate-binding protein: protein MRTTITAFLAALILPGLSMAAADEAKTITATHTLGTVELPVNPKRVAVLDYGSLETIGELGVTPALALPKKFLPPYLSKFSGEQYTDLGTVKEFNIETINAFKPDLIIISGRQQDYYQKLSSIAPVYLVDTLAKDQLGEAKKNIRLLGDVFGVPEKAAEAVKNIDEAVTRTKDKAQASGKKALVLLTNDGKVSAYGSGSRFGLVHDALGVAQADKNIKVGVHGQQVTYEYIAMLNPDIIFAVDRSVAIGRSAKNPNVLNNVLVNKTKAAKNGAIILLDPQVWYLSGGGIISLNKMISEVEAAFTDKK from the coding sequence ATGAGAACAACAATCACCGCATTTCTGGCCGCATTGATTCTTCCCGGTCTTTCCATGGCCGCCGCAGATGAAGCCAAAACAATCACCGCCACGCACACGCTGGGCACGGTCGAGCTTCCGGTCAATCCGAAACGTGTCGCCGTGCTGGACTACGGTTCGCTTGAGACCATCGGTGAACTGGGCGTCACTCCCGCGCTGGCTTTACCCAAAAAATTCCTTCCTCCTTACCTCTCCAAATTCTCCGGAGAACAATATACGGATCTTGGAACGGTTAAGGAATTCAATATTGAAACCATCAATGCGTTCAAGCCGGACTTGATTATTATTTCAGGACGTCAGCAGGATTATTATCAAAAACTTTCCTCCATCGCCCCCGTTTACCTGGTCGATACTCTGGCCAAGGATCAGCTGGGGGAAGCCAAGAAAAACATCAGGCTTCTGGGTGATGTGTTCGGCGTGCCCGAAAAGGCAGCCGAAGCCGTCAAAAACATTGATGAAGCCGTAACCCGTACGAAGGACAAGGCCCAGGCCAGCGGCAAGAAAGCTCTCGTTCTCCTTACGAACGACGGCAAGGTAAGCGCTTACGGTTCGGGTTCCCGCTTTGGGTTGGTACACGATGCCCTGGGAGTGGCCCAGGCTGATAAAAACATCAAGGTGGGGGTTCATGGGCAGCAGGTGACTTATGAATACATTGCCATGCTCAATCCCGATATCATCTTTGCGGTGGACCGTTCGGTAGCTATCGGCCGCTCGGCCAAAAATCCGAATGTCCTCAACAATGTGCTTGTGAATAAAACGAAGGCGGCTAAAAACGGCGCCATCATCCTGCTTGACCCGCAGGTATGGTATCTTTCCGGCGGCGGCATCATTTCTCTGAACAAGATGATCTCTGAAGTGGAAGCTGCCTTTACGGACAAAAAATAA
- a CDS encoding ABC transporter ATP-binding protein, giving the protein MIEIRDISKKYRETFVLRHVSTRLPSDRMVAFIGSNGAGKSTMLNIISRLLEPTEGSVSIDGRELRKWDSRELAKTLTILGQTLHTPARLTVEELVRFGRFPHSRGRLENQDFLQIEKALELTEISDLRHCYLDELSGGQRQMAYIAMAIAQDTKYIFLDEPLNNLDMHRAARIMKLLRSLVREQGKTICIVIHDINFVSFYADYVVAFRDGILCHQGPTEDIIRTDVLRDIYGMDIAIEPYGDKKICVYYE; this is encoded by the coding sequence ATGATTGAGATACGAGACATTTCCAAAAAATACCGTGAAACCTTCGTGCTCAGGCACGTCAGCACGAGGCTTCCCTCTGATCGGATGGTGGCCTTCATCGGCAGCAATGGCGCCGGAAAGAGCACGATGCTCAACATTATCAGCCGCCTTCTGGAACCCACCGAAGGCTCTGTATCCATTGATGGCAGGGAACTCAGGAAATGGGATTCCCGGGAGCTTGCCAAAACCCTCACCATCCTGGGGCAAACCCTCCATACTCCGGCGCGGCTCACGGTCGAGGAACTGGTTCGCTTCGGACGTTTCCCTCATTCCCGCGGCCGCCTGGAAAATCAGGATTTTCTGCAAATCGAAAAGGCTTTGGAACTTACCGAGATTTCCGATTTGCGCCATTGCTACCTTGATGAACTTTCGGGCGGCCAGCGGCAGATGGCCTATATTGCCATGGCCATTGCACAGGACACGAAGTACATCTTTCTCGATGAACCTTTGAACAACCTTGATATGCATCGTGCGGCGCGCATAATGAAACTGCTGCGTTCCCTGGTGCGGGAGCAGGGCAAGACGATCTGCATCGTAATTCATGATATTAACTTTGTCTCTTTCTATGCGGATTACGTGGTGGCATTCAGGGACGGAATCCTGTGCCATCAAGGGCCGACGGAAGATATCATCCGGACAGATGTGCTGCGCGATATTTACGGTATGGATATCGCCATAGAACCCTATGGTGATAAAAAGATATGCGTATACTATGAATAG
- a CDS encoding iron chelate uptake ABC transporter family permease subunit: MPDSIQHQKDDAFRNAAGRRRAFPAFLILGLLCVGLALVYVFQGMTPETWDFNMARRIPIVIALVLVGTAVGLSSVVFQTITTNYILTPSVMGLDNLYVLLQTLVLYFVGSTQLTTMQSPLCFMGALLLMVCVSTGIFFYMFRGQNGGNIYFVVLVGMIFGITFGGLSNFMQVLIDPSEFAILEGRLFASFNRINEELLLTAGLVIAAAVIWLVCDLRKLDVLTLGRSTAITLGVNYKWVVLRSLIIVSILASASTVLVGPVTFLGILIVSIARFIFPTYRHIVLMPGTALVGVAALTFGMLLTERWLNFSVPLSVIINFVGGVYFIYLIMKIKRI, translated from the coding sequence ATGCCTGATTCCATTCAACATCAAAAAGATGATGCCTTCCGCAATGCTGCCGGCCGGCGTCGCGCGTTCCCGGCCTTCCTGATTCTGGGACTGCTCTGCGTGGGACTGGCGCTCGTATATGTCTTTCAGGGGATGACACCCGAAACGTGGGACTTTAACATGGCCCGCCGCATTCCCATCGTTATTGCGTTGGTGCTGGTTGGAACGGCCGTGGGGCTGTCTTCAGTCGTCTTCCAGACGATCACAACCAACTATATCCTCACGCCCAGCGTGATGGGGCTCGATAACCTCTACGTATTACTGCAGACGCTCGTGCTCTACTTCGTGGGCAGCACACAATTGACGACCATGCAGAGCCCGCTCTGTTTCATGGGAGCCCTGCTGCTGATGGTCTGCGTATCTACGGGTATTTTTTTCTACATGTTCCGTGGACAGAATGGCGGCAATATTTATTTTGTGGTGTTGGTAGGCATGATCTTCGGCATAACCTTCGGAGGCTTGTCGAACTTCATGCAGGTGCTGATAGATCCGAGCGAATTTGCCATACTTGAGGGGCGCCTTTTCGCCAGTTTCAACCGCATCAATGAAGAACTGCTGCTTACGGCAGGGCTTGTGATCGCCGCGGCGGTCATCTGGCTGGTTTGCGACCTCAGGAAGCTCGACGTGCTTACGCTGGGCCGCTCCACGGCCATTACGCTGGGCGTGAACTACAAATGGGTGGTGCTGCGCTCCCTGATAATCGTCTCTATTCTGGCCTCGGCCTCGACGGTGCTCGTAGGGCCGGTGACTTTCCTGGGCATTCTCATCGTAAGCATTGCACGCTTCATATTCCCGACCTACCGCCACATCGTCCTCATGCCCGGCACGGCTCTCGTGGGCGTAGCCGCATTGACTTTCGGCATGCTGCTTACCGAACGGTGGCTCAACTTCTCCGTGCCCCTGAGCGTAATCATCAATTTCGTTGGCGGGGTTTACTTTATCTACCTGATCATGAAAATTAAACGTATATGA
- a CDS encoding ABC transporter permease, translated as MAFRIIQWSFLLGLAFYSLFIGAAQVSLSDLWRMDGEQLQFWWEIMLQSRIPRLCSILVVGSSMAISGLIMQRITNNRFVSPTTAGTMEWCRFGVMVAILYLPGASPIWRVGAAFVISLIGTSCFLAVIARVRHQNVILVPLIGIMLGGVVNAGAVFYAYQFDIVQNMASWLQGSFSLVIEGNYELLYASIPLMLLAYVYADFFTIAGMGRDAAVALGLNHASIMRMGLVIVSIISSITIVEVGYLPFIGLIVPNIVSIFRGDAVKKILFDTAWLGAMLVLVCDVAGRMLIAPFEIPIGVILSVVGGAVFLAMLFHRKTYA; from the coding sequence ATGGCATTCAGAATCATTCAGTGGAGCTTTCTGCTTGGCCTTGCCTTTTATTCGCTCTTTATCGGGGCAGCTCAAGTGTCCTTGTCCGACCTGTGGCGGATGGATGGCGAGCAACTGCAGTTCTGGTGGGAGATCATGTTGCAAAGCCGCATTCCGCGCCTCTGCAGCATTCTCGTGGTAGGCAGCAGCATGGCCATCAGCGGCTTGATCATGCAGCGCATCACCAATAACCGCTTCGTGTCGCCGACCACGGCAGGCACGATGGAGTGGTGCCGCTTTGGGGTAATGGTCGCCATCCTTTATCTGCCCGGAGCCTCTCCCATTTGGCGCGTGGGGGCCGCCTTCGTGATTTCTCTGATAGGCACCTCATGCTTTCTGGCGGTGATTGCGCGCGTGCGGCACCAGAATGTCATTCTGGTGCCCCTGATAGGAATCATGCTGGGCGGCGTGGTGAATGCCGGAGCCGTTTTTTATGCCTACCAGTTTGATATTGTACAGAATATGGCGTCATGGCTGCAGGGGAGTTTCTCCCTTGTCATTGAGGGCAATTATGAATTGCTCTATGCCAGCATCCCGTTGATGCTGCTGGCCTATGTTTATGCCGATTTCTTTACGATTGCCGGCATGGGGCGTGATGCCGCGGTGGCGTTGGGGCTGAACCACGCAAGCATCATGCGCATGGGACTGGTGATAGTATCCATCATCAGCTCAATCACGATTGTGGAGGTAGGCTACCTCCCCTTCATCGGGTTGATCGTGCCCAATATCGTGAGCATTTTCCGGGGGGATGCCGTGAAGAAAATCTTGTTTGATACGGCTTGGCTGGGGGCCATGCTTGTTCTTGTTTGCGACGTGGCAGGGCGCATGCTTATCGCCCCCTTCGAAATCCCCATCGGCGTTATCCTGAGCGTGGTCGGCGGTGCTGTATTTCTGGCCATGCTCTTCCATAGAAAAACGTATGCCTGA
- a CDS encoding RidA family protein, whose protein sequence is MTCNLEKNKGVSVKSLPLGGEGASLQFVTLAGSEPGQLAEHAELLQKAEKSGFRWIGPEVYGSADLDLSPVPGAGMTAFLGTKTGASFYRGMQICAVEGINARAIEFNGRTAGVFYEDEYAEYAVLGGLSPRDRTAGRTEQTLDVFRQMEEALNRAGMDFSHVVRTWFYNNRLLDWYEEFNRARDTFFESRGVFDRLVPASTGIGSGNREHAALSARVFAIRPKGDRVTVKDIPSPLQCSAQDYRSSFSRAIEVDHPLFRQVIVSGTASIAPGGESVHLGDIDKQTELSLDVIEAILKSRGMGWKDVVRSVAYFKDKDYAPHYEKIALRRGLAIMPCIGIQADVCRDNLLFEMELDAAVLKA, encoded by the coding sequence ATGACCTGCAACTTGGAAAAAAACAAAGGTGTTTCCGTCAAGTCGCTCCCGCTGGGCGGCGAAGGCGCATCTCTGCAATTCGTTACGCTTGCCGGAAGCGAACCTGGGCAGTTGGCCGAGCATGCCGAATTACTCCAAAAAGCTGAAAAAAGCGGTTTTCGGTGGATTGGCCCGGAAGTGTACGGCAGCGCTGATCTGGATCTCTCCCCGGTGCCCGGGGCGGGGATGACTGCCTTTTTGGGTACGAAAACGGGCGCATCCTTCTATCGAGGCATGCAAATTTGCGCGGTGGAGGGGATAAATGCCCGGGCGATTGAGTTTAATGGCCGCACCGCCGGGGTTTTTTATGAGGATGAATATGCCGAGTATGCCGTTTTGGGCGGTTTGTCGCCCCGCGACCGGACAGCCGGACGGACTGAGCAGACATTGGATGTATTCCGGCAGATGGAAGAAGCGCTGAACCGGGCCGGCATGGATTTTTCCCACGTGGTCCGCACATGGTTTTACAACAACCGCCTGCTGGACTGGTATGAAGAGTTCAACCGCGCCCGCGACACATTTTTTGAAAGCCGCGGCGTGTTTGATCGTCTGGTTCCGGCCAGTACGGGGATTGGTTCCGGCAATCGGGAACATGCGGCCTTGTCGGCCCGCGTATTTGCCATTCGGCCTAAGGGCGACCGTGTGACGGTAAAAGATATCCCTTCGCCTCTGCAATGTTCAGCTCAGGATTACCGCAGCTCATTCAGCCGTGCGATAGAAGTGGACCACCCTCTCTTCCGGCAAGTCATCGTCTCCGGCACGGCCAGCATTGCCCCTGGCGGCGAATCCGTACATCTCGGCGATATCGACAAACAAACAGAGCTCTCGCTGGACGTGATTGAAGCCATCCTGAAATCACGCGGCATGGGCTGGAAGGATGTCGTCCGCTCCGTAGCCTATTTCAAAGACAAGGATTATGCCCCTCACTACGAAAAAATAGCTCTGCGCCGCGGCCTCGCCATCATGCCCTGCATCGGCATACAGGCCGATGTGTGCCGGGACAATCTGTTGTTTGAAATGGAACTTGATGCAGCCGTGTTGAAAGCCTGA
- a CDS encoding di-heme oxidoredictase family protein: MEYRQFAKPAAVLVLGAGAAAWAIVNSGGSGDAAPEQSFIPDTARNAGVLGHPRISGRALINPAQGSASKFDNIKAEYMTASCVSCHVNRGRDFTPPVLRTKEGEPGPAYYLGGEKGTVFNATSKAFEQESPAITEAGLTNRFKAGEIIFEGNFVPVKRNRFGGLGPTYIKSSCLACHPGYGRGQRTGNFDRQYGNGYLAFVHNPDGTPVKGYTGMLQTKAVPPFVPYAKGVKIEWHDFVDQYGNKYPDGTPYNAGKPTEGTLTYPTADVIEPLLPLPADYRVSIESTIGIYGTGLLDAIRDEDIIAEYRRQQSMTGPVKGIPGKWIDEPDGTRRLGKFTWDCSRATLENGPGANALWNVTNVTRKNRPNIYMTPEWLEKQKELGIDVSGLEGPQEEELSMQQYEDFMVWHRGLAVPAARNLDKPDVRRGQELFNKLGCAGCHKPEWTTGEYKPLPGYANQTIRPYTDMLRHDMGEINRGRSRFWRTPPLWGRGLMHKTANHTDMFHDLRARDFEEAILWHFGESEFSREMFRHLSAEERGQLIQFLKAL, from the coding sequence ATGGAGTATCGACAATTTGCAAAACCTGCGGCTGTCCTGGTGCTCGGAGCGGGAGCGGCCGCCTGGGCAATAGTGAATTCCGGAGGTTCTGGGGATGCGGCTCCTGAACAATCTTTTATCCCGGACACGGCAAGGAATGCCGGCGTTTTGGGACATCCCCGTATTTCCGGACGCGCACTGATTAATCCGGCCCAGGGGAGTGCATCAAAATTTGACAATATCAAAGCCGAATACATGACAGCTTCATGCGTGAGCTGCCATGTAAACCGCGGCCGTGATTTCACGCCCCCCGTCCTCAGGACGAAAGAAGGCGAGCCCGGGCCGGCTTACTATCTGGGCGGTGAAAAGGGAACGGTGTTTAATGCCACCAGTAAAGCGTTTGAGCAGGAATCGCCGGCAATTACTGAAGCCGGCCTGACGAATCGTTTCAAGGCGGGCGAAATTATTTTTGAAGGGAACTTCGTACCCGTGAAGCGCAATCGCTTCGGCGGTCTCGGCCCCACTTACATTAAGTCATCCTGTCTGGCCTGCCACCCCGGTTATGGCCGCGGACAGCGCACCGGCAATTTTGACAGGCAGTACGGCAACGGTTATCTGGCCTTTGTACATAATCCCGATGGCACCCCAGTTAAGGGGTACACGGGCATGCTGCAGACGAAAGCGGTTCCTCCTTTTGTGCCTTATGCCAAGGGGGTGAAAATAGAATGGCATGATTTTGTTGACCAGTACGGAAACAAATACCCGGACGGAACGCCCTACAATGCGGGCAAGCCGACGGAAGGCACGTTGACTTATCCCACGGCAGATGTGATTGAGCCGTTGCTTCCGCTTCCGGCCGATTACCGCGTGTCAATCGAATCAACAATCGGCATTTACGGAACGGGGCTGCTTGATGCCATCCGTGACGAGGATATTATTGCCGAATACAGGCGCCAGCAGAGCATGACAGGCCCGGTGAAGGGGATTCCTGGCAAATGGATTGACGAGCCCGACGGTACCCGGCGCCTCGGAAAGTTCACGTGGGACTGCTCGCGCGCCACACTGGAAAACGGTCCTGGCGCCAATGCGCTTTGGAACGTGACGAATGTAACGCGCAAGAACCGTCCGAACATCTACATGACGCCCGAATGGCTCGAAAAACAGAAGGAACTTGGCATTGATGTAAGCGGTCTTGAAGGCCCGCAGGAAGAGGAACTCTCAATGCAGCAGTATGAAGATTTCATGGTCTGGCATCGCGGGCTAGCCGTGCCTGCCGCCCGCAACCTGGACAAGCCTGACGTGCGCCGCGGACAGGAACTCTTCAATAAACTGGGGTGTGCCGGTTGCCACAAGCCTGAATGGACAACGGGGGAATATAAGCCGCTTCCCGGTTATGCAAACCAGACCATCCGCCCCTATACGGATATGCTGCGTCACGATATGGGGGAAATCAACCGCGGACGTTCTCGTTTCTGGCGTACGCCGCCCCTCTGGGGAAGGGGGCTGATGCACAAAACCGCCAATCATACAGATATGTTCCATGACCTGCGCGCCCGCGACTTTGAAGAGGCTATCCTGTGGCATTTCGGTGAAAGCGAATTCTCCCGTGAAATGTTCCGCCATCTCTCCGCCGAAGAGCGCGGCCAACTGATTCAATTCCTGAAAGCACTTTAA
- a CDS encoding imelysin family protein, whose amino-acid sequence MNAYKRMLLAGFCAGSTILAFGSQAQAAKAASPKVDKTSAAIAAYADELVIPTYKTMSDNALKFAKAAKELKAAPTDAKVAEAGKLLLETRVPWELSESFLFGPAAFANLDPKLDSWPLDTTNLDAVAKNADSKSVTIDAAYVRNSLGAETRGFHAAEYLLFRDGQPRKAADLTPGQLSYLAAVAEVIAEDAITLEAWWAGSDKISEEKAKILEEAEIEPGKSYAGEFKKAGQAGSRYESNSEVLDEIIGGSKDIIDEIADSKVGKPYETADAADCESLYSYTSLVDSRHNVQSVEKSYNAISPLVAAKSAKVGQAVKGSIAKVFKSLDAIQGPLVKNLDKKEQLKAIIDSCKELSENLDKVQELLVK is encoded by the coding sequence ATGAACGCATACAAACGCATGTTGCTGGCCGGCTTTTGCGCCGGAAGTACAATCCTGGCTTTCGGTAGCCAGGCTCAGGCGGCCAAGGCCGCTTCCCCCAAGGTGGACAAAACGAGCGCGGCGATTGCCGCCTACGCGGATGAGCTTGTCATTCCCACCTACAAGACGATGAGTGATAACGCTCTCAAATTCGCCAAGGCCGCTAAAGAGCTGAAGGCTGCTCCTACCGATGCCAAGGTTGCTGAAGCAGGGAAGCTTCTTCTTGAAACGCGCGTGCCGTGGGAACTTTCAGAATCCTTCCTCTTTGGTCCGGCTGCTTTCGCCAACCTTGACCCGAAGCTGGACTCCTGGCCCCTGGATACCACGAACCTTGACGCCGTCGCCAAAAACGCGGACAGCAAGAGCGTAACGATTGACGCCGCCTACGTCCGCAATTCCCTCGGCGCGGAAACGCGCGGTTTCCATGCTGCCGAATACCTCTTGTTCCGAGATGGGCAACCCCGCAAGGCCGCCGATCTGACGCCCGGACAGCTTTCCTACCTTGCCGCTGTGGCCGAGGTGATTGCAGAGGATGCCATCACGCTTGAAGCCTGGTGGGCGGGTTCTGACAAGATCAGCGAAGAGAAGGCCAAGATTCTTGAAGAAGCTGAAATAGAACCCGGCAAGTCCTATGCGGGGGAATTCAAAAAAGCTGGCCAGGCAGGCAGCCGCTACGAGTCAAACTCTGAAGTGCTTGATGAAATCATCGGCGGCAGCAAGGACATTATTGACGAAATAGCCGATTCAAAGGTGGGCAAGCCCTACGAAACGGCTGACGCCGCCGACTGTGAATCCCTTTACAGCTACACTTCTCTGGTGGACTCCCGCCACAACGTACAGAGCGTAGAAAAATCCTACAATGCGATTTCCCCTCTCGTAGCCGCCAAGTCCGCGAAGGTTGGCCAGGCTGTGAAAGGTTCTATCGCCAAGGTATTCAAGAGCCTCGACGCCATACAGGGCCCCCTGGTGAAAAACCTCGACAAAAAGGAGCAGCTCAAGGCAATCATCGACAGTTGCAAGGAACTTTCCGAAAACCTCGACAAGGTTCAGGAACTTCTTGTGAAGTAA
- a CDS encoding GNAT family N-acetyltransferase: MKSSRIRIATRRDAAKLLEIYAPYVEKTAVTFEYEVPAVTEFEKRIDHVLGKYPYLVAERAGDISGYAYAGVFKDRAAYRWAVETTVYVREDMKKMGTGRELYAALEKILSMQNILNLNACIAYPCEAEDPYLTRDSVQFHKRLGYQFAGKFHRCGYKFGRWYHMIWMEKFLGGHTENPPAVESFGEVRSLVAEKFGIW, encoded by the coding sequence ATGAAAAGCAGCAGAATCAGAATTGCAACGAGGCGGGATGCGGCCAAGCTGCTGGAAATTTACGCTCCGTATGTGGAAAAGACAGCTGTCACGTTTGAATATGAAGTGCCTGCAGTGACGGAGTTTGAAAAAAGAATAGATCACGTACTGGGAAAATACCCCTATTTGGTTGCGGAAAGGGCAGGGGATATTTCCGGTTATGCCTATGCAGGAGTGTTCAAGGACCGCGCAGCGTATCGCTGGGCTGTGGAAACGACGGTATACGTGCGGGAAGACATGAAAAAAATGGGAACGGGAAGGGAACTGTATGCAGCTCTGGAAAAGATTCTCTCCATGCAGAATATTTTGAATTTAAACGCGTGCATTGCTTATCCCTGTGAAGCTGAGGACCCCTATCTTACACGGGACAGCGTCCAGTTCCATAAACGTTTGGGGTATCAATTTGCAGGGAAATTTCATCGGTGCGGATACAAATTCGGCCGTTGGTACCATATGATCTGGATGGAGAAGTTTCTCGGAGGCCATACGGAAAATCCGCCCGCAGTGGAATCTTTTGGCGAGGTAAGGAGCCTTGTCGCGGAGAAATTCGGAATTTGGTGA
- a CDS encoding phosphoribosyltransferase, producing MTYTITPLIAEDAICARVRELAASIDRAMAGKPYILLLLLNGALPFAAMLEKHLKSRPAVKAVKISSYAGMRNSGSVAWEGDCGDFQPDVPVLVVDDVLDTGATLDEVCRELKRRGAKEVLTAVAVDKHCCRKVPFEADYVAFTQGNDFLVGFGMDLDGNYRELPYIGKVVMADTVENSD from the coding sequence ATGACTTACACCATCACTCCTTTGATTGCAGAGGATGCCATCTGCGCGCGCGTCAGGGAACTGGCCGCATCCATTGACAGGGCCATGGCAGGAAAACCCTATATTTTATTGCTGCTGCTGAACGGCGCTCTTCCTTTCGCTGCGATGTTGGAGAAGCATTTGAAATCCCGGCCTGCGGTGAAAGCCGTCAAGATTTCCAGTTATGCCGGAATGAGAAATTCCGGTTCCGTGGCGTGGGAGGGGGATTGCGGGGATTTCCAGCCCGATGTGCCTGTTCTGGTGGTGGATGACGTTCTGGATACGGGCGCTACGCTGGATGAAGTTTGCCGGGAATTGAAAAGAAGAGGGGCGAAGGAAGTCCTCACTGCTGTAGCCGTGGACAAGCACTGTTGCCGGAAAGTGCCTTTTGAGGCTGATTACGTGGCTTTTACGCAGGGAAACGATTTCCTGGTGGGGTTTGGAATGGACCTGGATGGGAATTACCGGGAACTCCCGTACATTGGGAAAGTGGTCATGGCTGACACAGTTGAGAATTCAGATTGA